A single Cellulomonas sp. SLBN-39 DNA region contains:
- a CDS encoding methyl-accepting chemotaxis protein, which yields MTTRTPLPRTAPADVPRPHPAPGAERAPAPAAAPARGRGGLRTRLVLAGGGAVVATALALSAVGGVLSAGLADQAVDEVATLVDSALTGSADHAVTLVDTQVDTVGAQVRGDLRVAEQVVAEAGAVTFGAPVRWSATNQVTGDAQDVTLPALQIGGTWLGQNADVDTPTPVVDGVTDLLSGAAVTVFQRMNDDGDMLRVATTVPNADGARAIGTYIPAVAADGSPTPVVDTLLRGETFSGVAAVVGVPYVTAYSPVVVDDEVVGALFVGVPQAEVDAPVRESLAGVTVGTGGALTVLASDASTVVPQAPVLADDVAAELVEAAAALEPGARLERTVDVQGAPAAAVVTRSAAWGWTVVAWAPQAEVTAVADELRAGSRQLALTLLAVGAGVALVAVTGVAAYTGRLVRRIGRLTQALQRVAQRDLAVQVRPEGTDEVGAMGVALAQAVEGMRGAVTRMRDGAGDLRATAVRLDESSTALVTVASESAHRASGVSDSANVVSSEVGAVTAAMTEMQTTIQSVSRDVTSVQRRTGDAVGITGEAAGAASRLGASSSQIKDVVSAVSAIAGQTHLLALNATIEAARAGEAGRGFAVVAGEVKELAQQTSVALETIAPVLTAVEKDAADVSDAVARIAEAISSVDEHQSSISAVIEEQSATTAEVERNLVVASVGTQDIATSMHQVAQDVARSRTEADGVHDAVGDLSRVADGLREEVERFRLDG from the coding sequence GTGACCACACGCACCCCCCTCCCGCGCACCGCGCCGGCCGACGTGCCACGTCCGCACCCCGCACCCGGGGCCGAGCGCGCCCCGGCGCCGGCCGCCGCCCCCGCGCGCGGCCGTGGCGGCCTAAGGACCCGGCTGGTCCTCGCCGGCGGCGGGGCCGTCGTGGCGACAGCGCTCGCCCTCTCGGCCGTCGGCGGGGTCCTCAGCGCCGGCCTGGCCGACCAGGCCGTCGACGAGGTCGCGACCCTCGTCGACTCCGCCCTGACCGGTTCGGCGGACCACGCCGTCACGCTCGTCGACACCCAGGTCGACACCGTCGGCGCGCAGGTCCGGGGCGACCTGCGGGTCGCCGAGCAGGTCGTCGCCGAGGCCGGTGCCGTCACGTTCGGGGCGCCCGTGCGCTGGTCCGCCACGAACCAGGTCACGGGCGACGCGCAGGACGTCACGCTGCCCGCGCTCCAGATCGGCGGCACCTGGCTCGGCCAGAACGCCGACGTCGACACCCCGACCCCCGTGGTCGACGGCGTCACCGACCTGCTCAGCGGCGCCGCGGTCACCGTCTTCCAGCGGATGAACGACGACGGCGACATGCTGCGCGTCGCCACCACCGTGCCCAACGCGGACGGTGCCCGCGCCATCGGCACGTACATCCCCGCCGTCGCGGCCGACGGCTCACCGACCCCCGTCGTCGACACCCTCCTGCGGGGCGAGACGTTCAGCGGTGTCGCGGCCGTCGTCGGCGTCCCCTACGTCACGGCGTACTCGCCGGTCGTCGTCGACGACGAGGTCGTCGGCGCCCTGTTCGTCGGCGTCCCGCAGGCCGAGGTCGACGCCCCCGTGCGCGAGTCCCTCGCCGGCGTGACGGTCGGCACCGGCGGCGCCCTGACCGTGCTCGCGTCGGACGCGTCCACGGTCGTGCCGCAGGCACCGGTGCTCGCCGACGACGTGGCCGCCGAGCTCGTCGAGGCCGCCGCCGCCCTCGAGCCCGGCGCGCGCCTCGAGCGCACCGTCGACGTCCAGGGCGCACCCGCCGCCGCCGTCGTCACCCGCTCGGCCGCCTGGGGCTGGACCGTCGTGGCCTGGGCCCCGCAGGCCGAGGTCACCGCCGTCGCCGACGAGCTGCGCGCCGGGTCCCGGCAGCTGGCGCTCACGCTGCTGGCCGTCGGGGCGGGTGTCGCGCTCGTCGCCGTGACCGGCGTGGCCGCCTACACCGGGCGCCTCGTGCGTCGGATCGGGCGGCTCACGCAGGCCCTGCAGCGTGTCGCGCAGCGCGACCTCGCCGTCCAGGTCCGGCCCGAGGGCACGGACGAGGTCGGGGCCATGGGCGTCGCGCTCGCGCAGGCCGTCGAGGGCATGCGCGGCGCCGTGACCCGCATGCGCGACGGCGCGGGCGACCTGCGCGCCACCGCGGTCCGCCTCGACGAGTCCAGCACCGCCCTGGTGACCGTCGCGTCGGAGTCGGCGCACCGCGCGTCGGGTGTGTCCGACAGCGCGAACGTCGTGTCGTCCGAGGTCGGGGCGGTCACCGCCGCGATGACCGAGATGCAGACGACGATCCAGTCCGTGTCCCGCGACGTCACGTCCGTGCAGCGGCGGACCGGCGACGCCGTCGGCATCACCGGCGAGGCCGCGGGCGCCGCCAGCCGGCTGGGCGCGTCGTCCTCGCAGATCAAGGACGTCGTGTCCGCCGTCTCCGCGATCGCCGGGCAGACGCACCTGCTCGCGCTCAACGCGACCATCGAGGCCGCCCGCGCCGGCGAGGCGGGCCGCGGGTTCGCGGTCGTCGCCGGCGAGGTCAAGGAGCTCGCGCAGCAGACGTCGGTCGCGCTGGAGACCATCGCACCCGTCCTGACGGCCGTCGAGAAGGACGCCGCCGACGTGTCCGACGCCGTCGCCCGCATCGCCGAGGCCATCAGCTCCGTCGACGAGCACCAGTCGTCGATCTCCGCGGTGATCGAGGAGCAGTCGGCCACCACGGCGGAGGTCGAGCGCAACCTCGTCGTCGCGTCGGTCGGCACCCAGGACATCGCCACGTCCATGCACCAGGTCGCGCAGGACGTCGCCCGCTCGCGCACCGAGGCCGACGGCGTGCACGACGCGGTCGGCGACCTGTCCCGCGTCGCCGACGGGCTGCGCGAGGAGGTCGAGCGCTTCCGCCTCGACGGCTGA